The proteins below come from a single Halobacillus salinarum genomic window:
- the araD gene encoding L-ribulose-5-phosphate 4-epimerase, which translates to MLETLKKQVLEANQALTAYKLVTFTWGNVSGYSKDEDLVVIKPSGISYDKMTVDDLVVVDLEGEVVEGKLNPSSDTPTHLEIYRSFPGAGGVVHTHSPWATSWAQAGLDIPCLGTTQGDYFYGSIPCTRKMTREEIRGAYELDTGRVIVETFNERKLNPNEIPGVLVHSHAPFSWGKDAADAIHNAVVLEEVAKMALYTYQLNPTVSSMDQELLDKHYLRKHGENAYYGQK; encoded by the coding sequence ATGCTCGAAACGTTAAAAAAGCAGGTACTTGAAGCTAATCAAGCACTAACCGCTTATAAACTAGTCACTTTTACCTGGGGTAATGTAAGCGGTTACAGTAAAGATGAGGATCTAGTGGTAATTAAACCAAGCGGAATTTCTTATGACAAAATGACTGTCGATGATTTAGTGGTCGTCGATTTGGAAGGTGAAGTGGTTGAAGGAAAGCTCAATCCTTCCTCTGATACGCCTACCCACCTCGAGATCTACCGGAGCTTTCCGGGGGCTGGAGGCGTCGTTCATACCCATTCACCATGGGCAACCAGCTGGGCTCAGGCAGGTTTAGATATTCCTTGCTTAGGCACAACCCAAGGGGATTATTTTTACGGCTCTATTCCTTGTACAAGGAAAATGACCCGTGAAGAAATAAGAGGAGCATATGAATTAGATACAGGACGGGTCATTGTAGAAACCTTTAATGAAAGAAAATTAAACCCAAATGAAATTCCTGGTGTGCTTGTCCATTCTCATGCCCCGTTTTCCTGGGGAAAAGATGCAGCTGATGCCATTCATAATGCGGTGGTTCTTGAAGAAGTTGCAAAAATGGCTTTATATACGTACCAGTTGAATCCGACAGTTTCAAGCATGGACCAGGAACTGCTTGATAAACATTACTTAAGAAAACATGGAGAGAATGCTTACTATGGTCAAAAATAG
- a CDS encoding ABC transporter ATP-binding protein, translating to MDTLKKLKQFYWPFRNYFLWSLFALIFVTAITLIYPMILQVTIDDVVRDEKYNLIPYISALFLGLMIIKGFATYFHQYLGDLFGIRSVYSLRDELYKKLQRLPFTYYDNAKTGDLMSRLTADVEGFRFFLSVGFSEVIRITLLILISLSLMFYYSVPLAIVTMVAMPFLAVVVYKFDKQVHPAFRKIRKSFGKMNTRVQENISGMNTVKSLSREDFEIGRFLKRSEDYRGKYIDTANIWAKYFPLMEFIGNVCVVALLAYGGYMVINENLMLGELVAFFSLVWYILGPLMNLGFVINLFSQAKASGERLLEILESSEDIREKHDPVVKDRLSGHVTFENVTLTYQKDDDSALKQISFDAPPGKTIGLIGSTGSGKTSITQLITRFYEPEEGKVLIDGEPVQNYGLKTLRKNIGFVLQEAFLFSTSIKENIAYGNPDATLEDVKQAAKRAQAHDFIMEMPEGYDTLLGERGMGLSGGQKQRIAIARALLVDPAILILDDATSAVDMETEFQIQKALKEVMKGRTTFIIAHRISSLKHADEILVLEDGWVKERGVHNELLENGGPYQRIYDIQYQDKEIIMNTSHIS from the coding sequence TTGGATACGCTGAAAAAACTCAAACAATTTTACTGGCCATTTCGAAATTATTTCTTATGGTCGCTATTCGCCCTTATCTTTGTTACAGCTATTACGCTTATTTATCCAATGATTCTTCAGGTTACTATTGATGATGTAGTGAGAGACGAGAAATACAACCTGATTCCTTATATCAGTGCATTGTTCCTCGGACTGATGATTATTAAAGGATTCGCCACCTATTTTCATCAATACTTAGGGGATCTGTTTGGAATTAGATCTGTATATTCATTAAGGGATGAATTATACAAAAAGCTTCAGCGCCTGCCATTTACCTATTACGATAACGCCAAAACCGGTGACTTAATGTCCCGACTCACGGCTGATGTAGAAGGGTTCCGCTTCTTTCTATCTGTTGGTTTTTCTGAAGTGATCCGTATAACCCTGCTTATACTCATCAGCTTGAGCCTCATGTTTTACTATTCTGTTCCACTTGCAATTGTGACGATGGTTGCCATGCCTTTTCTTGCAGTAGTTGTCTACAAATTTGATAAACAGGTTCATCCCGCTTTCCGGAAAATTAGAAAATCATTTGGGAAAATGAATACGCGTGTCCAGGAAAACATCAGCGGCATGAATACTGTGAAATCGCTTTCCAGGGAAGATTTTGAAATTGGACGGTTTTTAAAGCGTAGTGAAGACTATCGAGGAAAATATATTGATACAGCTAATATCTGGGCGAAATACTTTCCATTAATGGAGTTTATCGGCAATGTATGTGTCGTAGCGCTATTAGCTTATGGAGGCTACATGGTCATCAATGAAAATCTGATGCTGGGGGAACTGGTGGCCTTTTTTAGTTTAGTCTGGTACATTTTAGGTCCATTGATGAACCTTGGTTTTGTGATCAATTTATTTTCTCAGGCGAAAGCATCCGGGGAAAGGCTGCTGGAAATTCTGGAGTCTTCAGAGGATATTCGTGAAAAACATGACCCTGTCGTAAAGGATCGCTTAAGCGGACATGTAACTTTTGAAAATGTAACCCTTACTTATCAGAAAGATGATGATTCGGCATTAAAACAAATTTCCTTTGATGCTCCACCTGGAAAAACCATTGGTCTTATAGGCTCAACAGGGTCTGGGAAGACGAGTATCACCCAGCTCATAACACGCTTTTATGAGCCGGAAGAAGGCAAGGTGTTGATCGATGGGGAACCGGTTCAGAACTATGGTTTAAAAACGTTACGAAAAAACATTGGCTTTGTCCTGCAGGAAGCATTCTTATTCTCGACTTCGATTAAAGAGAATATTGCTTATGGGAATCCGGACGCTACATTAGAAGATGTGAAACAGGCAGCGAAACGGGCCCAGGCTCATGACTTTATCATGGAAATGCCTGAAGGTTATGATACTTTGCTCGGAGAGCGCGGCATGGGTTTGTCCGGCGGCCAGAAGCAGCGAATAGCGATTGCGCGTGCCCTTCTTGTTGACCCGGCGATTCTCATTTTGGATGATGCCACATCCGCTGTAGATATGGAAACGGAATTCCAAATTCAAAAAGCATTAAAAGAGGTCATGAAAGGACGAACAACTTTTATCATTGCCCACAGAATTTCTTCCTTAAAACATGCGGATGAAATCCTCGTGCTTGAGGATGGATGGGTTAAAGAACGCGGTGTCCATAATGAACTGCTTGAAAATGGCGGCCCATATCAGAGAATCTATGACATTCAATACCAGGATAAAGAGATTATTATGAACACATCTCATATTTCTTAA
- a CDS encoding cytochrome d ubiquinol oxidase subunit II, with product MGFEYIGITVLWIFLYGYLIVASIDFGAGFFAFYAKVTKNDHIINQLISRYLSPVWEVTNVFFVFFFVGLVGFFPDMAYYFGQSLLIPGSIAIVLLAIRGSFYAFENYGSKENPLYIFLYGATGLLIPASLSTALTISEGGYIEETGNGVQLLYGELLTSPYSWSVVFLAIVSVLYISSMFLTYYAHRAGDEPALNLVRKYALFWSSPTIIASLTTFIALSQQNPAHYQRAIELWWVFGISVAFFMIAVLLVYRGKYYGWSFIAVMFQFFFAFFGYGVSHLPYLLHPQVTLSSGVTNDTMGAALVIVFIAGLLLLIPSLVLLMRMFLFDADYVKGKK from the coding sequence ATGGGATTTGAATATATTGGAATTACTGTACTTTGGATCTTTCTTTACGGTTACTTGATTGTTGCTTCTATCGATTTTGGTGCCGGTTTCTTTGCCTTTTATGCGAAAGTGACCAAAAACGATCATATTATAAACCAATTAATCTCCAGATACTTGTCTCCCGTGTGGGAAGTAACCAATGTATTCTTTGTGTTCTTTTTTGTGGGACTAGTAGGCTTTTTTCCTGATATGGCTTATTATTTTGGTCAATCATTATTAATTCCTGGCAGTATTGCCATTGTGTTATTAGCGATTAGAGGTTCTTTCTATGCTTTTGAAAACTACGGTTCGAAAGAAAATCCTTTGTATATCTTTCTTTATGGAGCCACCGGTCTGTTAATTCCTGCCTCTTTGTCTACGGCTTTAACAATCTCTGAAGGAGGCTACATTGAAGAAACCGGGAACGGGGTTCAGCTGCTTTATGGGGAACTCTTAACAAGTCCATACTCATGGAGCGTAGTATTCTTAGCGATCGTATCTGTTTTATATATTAGTTCGATGTTTTTGACGTATTATGCGCACCGGGCTGGTGATGAACCGGCGTTAAACTTAGTAAGAAAGTATGCTTTATTTTGGAGTTCTCCTACCATTATTGCTAGCCTGACGACGTTTATTGCGTTGAGTCAGCAAAATCCAGCACATTACCAAAGAGCGATTGAACTTTGGTGGGTATTCGGGATATCGGTCGCATTTTTCATGATCGCTGTGCTGCTTGTCTATAGAGGAAAGTATTATGGATGGTCGTTTATCGCTGTCATGTTTCAGTTCTTTTTTGCTTTTTTCGGCTATGGGGTTTCTCATCTGCCTTACCTTCTCCATCCACAAGTGACTCTTTCCAGTGGAGTAACTAACGATACAATGGGGGCCGCACTAGTGATTGTATTTATTGCAGGCTTGCTATTGCTGATTCCTTCATTGGTCCTGCTGATGCGGATGTTTTTATTTGACGCTGATTATGTGAAAGGAAAAAAATAA
- a CDS encoding cytochrome ubiquinol oxidase subunit I, which yields MLGLDSVILSRMLTSLTLGFHIIFATIGVGVPVMVSIAEFIGIKKKDPHYTLLARRWTRGFTITVAVGVVTGTAIGLQLSLLWPSFMQIAGNVISLPLFMETFAFFFEAIFLGAYLYTWDRFKNPLFHWLLSIPVIIGSTMSAFFITTVNAFMNTPQGFQLEGRTITAIKPLEAMFNPATPTKVFHVISSSYLTSAAVLATITAIIILAKKGSVYHKKALKLTVISTFIFAVVTAFAGDLSAKFLADHQPEKLAAGEWHFETEKGADLIVFGTLNENNEVEHALRIPNALSFLAHEDFNAEVTGLDETPKDEQPPLWIHYMFDLMVSIGFYLIGMALLYLVFWKVKRWNEHNRLLLIGLALTGPLAMLAIEFGWIFAEVGRQPWILRGYMKVAEGATTSSHVDLMFLLFIAVYAVLAIGCISVLRKMFKNNPAELELEHRYPQVAAAGEEDE from the coding sequence ATGTTGGGTCTTGATAGCGTTATACTCAGCCGAATGCTCACTTCCCTTACATTAGGCTTTCATATCATATTTGCAACCATCGGAGTTGGAGTTCCAGTCATGGTCTCTATTGCCGAATTTATCGGGATCAAGAAAAAGGATCCTCACTATACGCTGCTCGCCAGAAGATGGACGAGAGGGTTTACGATTACCGTAGCTGTGGGAGTTGTAACAGGTACAGCGATTGGCCTGCAGCTTTCCTTGTTATGGCCAAGCTTTATGCAAATTGCCGGAAATGTTATCAGTCTGCCATTATTTATGGAAACTTTTGCTTTCTTCTTTGAAGCAATTTTCTTAGGGGCTTATCTTTATACTTGGGATCGTTTTAAAAATCCACTATTTCACTGGCTGTTATCTATTCCAGTCATTATTGGATCGACGATGTCTGCCTTCTTTATTACTACGGTCAATGCGTTTATGAATACGCCCCAGGGCTTTCAGCTTGAGGGACGTACCATTACAGCTATTAAGCCGTTAGAAGCGATGTTTAATCCAGCTACACCTACGAAAGTATTTCACGTCATTTCGTCTTCTTATTTAACTTCAGCGGCTGTTTTGGCTACGATTACCGCAATAATTATACTGGCAAAAAAAGGGTCCGTCTATCACAAAAAAGCGTTAAAACTCACCGTCATCTCAACTTTTATTTTTGCAGTTGTCACCGCATTTGCCGGAGACTTATCGGCTAAATTTTTGGCGGATCACCAGCCTGAAAAACTCGCAGCGGGAGAATGGCATTTTGAAACAGAGAAGGGTGCCGATTTGATTGTCTTTGGAACATTAAATGAAAACAACGAAGTAGAACATGCGCTTCGAATTCCTAATGCGCTTAGTTTCCTAGCCCACGAGGACTTCAATGCTGAAGTTACAGGCCTTGATGAGACTCCGAAAGATGAACAGCCTCCGCTTTGGATTCATTATATGTTCGATTTAATGGTGTCTATCGGGTTTTATCTCATCGGCATGGCTCTTCTTTATTTAGTCTTTTGGAAAGTAAAAAGGTGGAACGAGCATAACCGCTTGCTGCTCATCGGCCTCGCACTTACTGGACCACTTGCGATGCTTGCCATAGAATTTGGCTGGATCTTTGCAGAAGTCGGTCGTCAGCCTTGGATTTTGAGAGGATATATGAAAGTAGCTGAAGGGGCCACTACTTCCTCCCATGTTGACCTAATGTTTCTGTTATTCATTGCAGTCTATGCCGTCCTTGCGATTGGCTGCATATCTGTTTTAAGAAAAATGTTTAAAAATAATCCTGCCGAACTTGAACTTGAGCACCGTTATCCTCAAGTGGCGGCTGCCGGGGAGGAGGATGAATAA
- a CDS encoding TlpA family protein disulfide reductase, with the protein MRLRQPMPELPEATEWLNSEPLNKEDLVGDKPTLIHFWSVSCGLCKEAMPNVNEFRDEYEKDLNVVAVHMPRSEKDLDLEQIKEVAEEHGITQPIYVDNQHALTDAFENQYVPAYYVFDEEGNLRHFQAGGGGMKMLRKRVNRVLGVNQ; encoded by the coding sequence ATGCGATTAAGACAACCAATGCCTGAACTGCCGGAAGCCACAGAATGGTTAAACAGCGAACCTTTAAATAAAGAGGATTTAGTTGGAGACAAGCCTACACTTATTCATTTTTGGTCCGTGAGCTGTGGTCTTTGTAAAGAAGCGATGCCAAATGTGAACGAATTTCGCGATGAATATGAAAAAGACCTTAACGTGGTAGCTGTGCATATGCCGCGTTCTGAGAAGGATCTAGATTTAGAGCAAATTAAAGAAGTCGCTGAAGAACATGGCATCACTCAACCGATCTATGTAGATAACCAGCATGCGTTAACGGATGCTTTTGAAAACCAATACGTTCCAGCCTACTACGTGTTTGATGAAGAAGGAAATCTTCGTCATTTCCAAGCAGGAGGCGGCGGTATGAAAATGCTTCGTAAACGTGTCAACCGTGTTTTAGGTGTAAATCAGTAG
- a CDS encoding potassium channel family protein: protein MKKEFAVIGLGRFGGSICRELAREGMEVLALDLDEDKVNEYKEIAAHAVIADSTDENVLKELGLRNIDHVIVAIGDNIQSSILTTLMLKELGIKTITVKAQNDYHEKVLTKIGADHVVHPERDMGKRIAHNIISNNILDYIELSDDHSVVEVKAGSKMSGRTLVDLDIRAHYGCNVVAIKRNKDVIVSPMATEEIRESDVLIVIGADKDISRFEKHLVVEDEN from the coding sequence ATGAAAAAGGAATTTGCTGTGATCGGCCTTGGCCGTTTTGGCGGAAGTATCTGCCGGGAACTGGCAAGAGAAGGGATGGAAGTGCTCGCCCTTGATCTTGATGAAGATAAAGTTAACGAATACAAGGAGATTGCTGCCCATGCCGTAATCGCTGATTCAACCGATGAAAATGTGCTGAAGGAATTAGGCCTTCGCAATATTGATCACGTGATCGTAGCAATCGGTGATAACATTCAATCAAGTATATTGACTACACTTATGCTTAAAGAGCTGGGAATTAAAACGATTACTGTAAAGGCGCAAAATGACTATCACGAAAAGGTACTTACTAAAATCGGAGCTGATCATGTCGTACATCCTGAGAGGGATATGGGAAAAAGGATTGCTCACAATATCATTTCCAATAATATTTTAGATTATATTGAACTATCTGATGATCACAGCGTTGTGGAAGTGAAGGCAGGTTCGAAAATGAGCGGGCGCACGCTTGTGGATTTAGATATTCGAGCCCATTACGGATGTAACGTTGTAGCTATTAAAAGAAATAAAGATGTGATCGTTTCCCCTATGGCGACTGAGGAGATCCGTGAAAGTGATGTCCTGATCGTCATTGGCGCGGATAAAGATATCAGCCGCTTTGAAAAACACCTTGTAGTAGAAGATGAAAATTAA
- a CDS encoding GntR family transcriptional regulator, with product MQTKYNLIKQEIKSKILDGTYEPHQKIHSESEMMRQFSVSRHTVRLAVGELVNEGWLYRAQGAGTFCADRSNHTENKELRARKNIAIVTTYISDYIFPSIIRGAESYLSEHGYQVTLFNTNNNHDKEREYLENIISQNFDGAIIEPTKSAYSNPNINYYLNLERLNLPYVMINAYYEALEPIRVVVDDERGAYLQTEYLIKRGHRNILGFFKTDDMQGTLRMKGYLKAHREYNVPINPKHITTYSTGEKCEKPARELREKLSNKEEGPTAIICYNDELAMKLLDVLREKKINIPEDLSIVGFDNSFLAELSEVKLTSVNHPKADMGRTASKLILSLIKRKQQGKGAKEEVKSVIYTPELVERKSTKDLTSSGEDVENVN from the coding sequence TTGCAGACAAAGTATAATCTTATTAAACAGGAAATCAAATCCAAAATCTTAGATGGTACCTATGAGCCGCACCAAAAGATTCATTCTGAAAGTGAAATGATGCGCCAATTTAGTGTGAGCCGCCATACAGTCAGGCTGGCTGTAGGAGAACTAGTTAATGAAGGCTGGTTGTACAGAGCTCAAGGAGCCGGAACGTTCTGCGCAGACCGAAGTAATCATACGGAGAATAAGGAGTTGCGGGCCAGGAAAAATATCGCTATTGTGACCACGTATATTTCTGATTATATTTTTCCATCGATTATTCGTGGTGCGGAATCTTATTTAAGTGAACACGGCTACCAGGTCACTTTGTTTAACACGAATAACAATCATGATAAGGAGAGAGAGTATTTAGAGAACATCATTTCGCAGAATTTCGATGGAGCCATTATCGAACCGACAAAAAGCGCTTATTCGAATCCAAATATTAATTATTATTTAAACTTGGAGCGCTTAAACCTGCCCTATGTGATGATCAATGCTTACTACGAAGCATTAGAGCCAATCAGGGTGGTTGTAGATGATGAACGTGGAGCATACCTGCAGACAGAATATTTAATTAAAAGAGGGCATCGTAATATCTTAGGTTTCTTTAAAACAGATGATATGCAAGGCACGCTCCGAATGAAAGGGTATTTAAAAGCCCATAGAGAGTACAATGTTCCAATAAATCCTAAGCATATTACGACTTATAGTACTGGAGAAAAGTGCGAAAAGCCAGCACGTGAACTACGTGAAAAGCTTTCTAACAAGGAAGAGGGTCCGACAGCCATTATTTGTTATAACGATGAATTAGCTATGAAACTTCTCGACGTACTAAGGGAGAAGAAGATCAATATTCCTGAAGATTTATCAATCGTGGGATTTGATAATTCATTTCTGGCCGAGCTTTCTGAAGTAAAGCTTACTTCTGTGAATCATCCAAAAGCGGATATGGGGAGAACTGCAAGCAAACTTATTCTCAGCTTGATTAAACGCAAGCAGCAGGGAAAAGGAGCAAAAGAAGAAGTAAAAAGTGTCATTTATACTCCTGAGCTTGTGGAAAGAAAATCAACAAAGGACCTTACTAGTTCGGGAGAAGACGTAGAGAACGTGAATTAA
- a CDS encoding ribulokinase → MSGKYTIGVDYGTESGRAVLVSVIDGAEIADDVTPYRHGVIDEALPGSPILLEHEWALQHPFDYLEVLEKSIPALLNKTKVNPEEIIGIGIDFTACTMLPIDEDLVPLSFNEDWKDHPHSWVKLWKHHAAQDEANQLNAIAEKREEAFLPRYGGKISSEWMIAKIWQILNEAPEVFHAADRFVEATDWVVSQMTGRLLRNSCTAGYKSIWHKQEGYPDKDFFKSLDPGLEDVIETKLRGEVVSLGTKAGGLTPHMAEKFGLKPGTAVAVGNVDAHAAVPAMGVVSPGKMVMAMGTSICHMVLGTEEKPVEGMCGVVEDGIIPGLYGYEAGQSAVGDIFAWYIENSVPKSIHDEAKDLNLSIHQYLEQKAAAYLPGETGLLALDWWNGNRSVLVDTELSGLLIGATLQTKPEEIYRTLLEATAFGTRKIIDAFHLNDVPVEELYVCGGLPQKNKLLLQIYADVSNRKINIAASKQTPALGAAMFGAVAAGAASGGYDSIMEASEYMAKVEEEAIEPIPENVQVYEKLYQEYCKLHDYFGRENDVMKRLKLMRSQKDTNGKTKHRGKSYHAKHTAL, encoded by the coding sequence ATGAGTGGTAAATATACAATCGGAGTTGATTATGGAACCGAATCCGGCCGCGCAGTATTAGTGTCGGTTATAGATGGAGCAGAAATAGCAGATGATGTGACTCCTTACCGGCATGGGGTAATTGATGAAGCACTACCCGGGTCTCCTATACTGCTGGAGCATGAGTGGGCATTACAGCACCCTTTCGATTATCTAGAAGTACTTGAGAAGTCCATTCCTGCCTTATTAAATAAGACGAAGGTTAATCCTGAAGAAATTATCGGAATTGGTATTGATTTTACGGCATGTACAATGCTTCCTATTGATGAAGATCTTGTGCCGCTATCATTTAATGAAGATTGGAAAGATCATCCTCATAGCTGGGTGAAGCTTTGGAAGCACCATGCTGCTCAGGATGAGGCCAATCAATTGAATGCCATCGCAGAAAAGCGAGAAGAAGCTTTTTTACCAAGGTATGGGGGGAAAATATCTTCTGAGTGGATGATCGCAAAAATATGGCAGATATTGAATGAAGCACCTGAAGTTTTCCACGCTGCTGATCGATTTGTGGAAGCGACGGACTGGGTCGTTTCTCAAATGACCGGCCGATTGCTTCGTAACAGCTGTACTGCTGGATACAAATCTATTTGGCATAAACAAGAAGGCTATCCTGATAAAGATTTCTTTAAGTCATTAGATCCAGGACTTGAAGATGTAATTGAAACAAAACTGCGAGGAGAGGTCGTGTCCTTGGGGACAAAAGCAGGCGGATTAACGCCTCATATGGCGGAGAAATTTGGATTAAAGCCTGGAACAGCAGTCGCGGTAGGAAATGTTGACGCACATGCTGCCGTCCCTGCGATGGGGGTAGTCTCTCCAGGAAAGATGGTAATGGCTATGGGAACATCGATCTGTCATATGGTGTTAGGCACGGAAGAAAAACCAGTGGAAGGGATGTGCGGAGTTGTAGAGGATGGCATTATCCCGGGGCTTTATGGATATGAAGCCGGACAATCTGCTGTTGGCGACATCTTTGCCTGGTATATTGAAAATAGCGTTCCTAAGTCTATACACGATGAAGCGAAAGATTTGAATCTCTCTATTCATCAATACCTAGAACAAAAAGCTGCCGCTTATCTTCCTGGAGAAACCGGCCTTCTAGCTTTGGATTGGTGGAACGGAAACAGATCGGTTTTAGTAGATACAGAATTAAGCGGATTACTTATAGGTGCCACGCTGCAAACAAAGCCTGAAGAAATATATCGGACGCTTCTTGAAGCAACAGCTTTTGGTACAAGAAAAATTATTGATGCTTTTCATCTTAATGACGTACCTGTTGAAGAATTGTATGTGTGTGGAGGTCTGCCGCAAAAAAATAAACTCTTGCTGCAAATCTACGCAGATGTATCGAATAGAAAAATTAACATAGCAGCTTCAAAACAAACACCTGCACTCGGCGCAGCTATGTTTGGAGCTGTTGCAGCAGGGGCTGCTTCCGGCGGCTATGATTCGATTATGGAGGCTTCTGAATATATGGCAAAGGTGGAGGAAGAAGCAATAGAACCCATTCCAGAGAATGTGCAGGTCTATGAAAAACTTTATCAGGAGTACTGTAAGCTTCACGATTATTTCGGGCGAGAAAATGATGTAATGAAACGGTTGAAGCTTATGCGCAGCCAAAAGGATACAAATGGGAAAACGAAGCAC
- a CDS encoding ABC transporter ATP-binding protein, translating into MARKPKHRPETNKHLNRFKYTQDQAIDKPFNWSQMVRLMKYIKPYTKNLLPISIISMLISTIVRLVVPVLIGKVAIDIAIANKDTSLLTKLVIGIAVLYLLSYIGNALRIKYVNILGQNVIYDLRRHLFSHVQRLSHKFFDSRSAGSILVRIMNDINSLQELFTNGIINLLMDVVMLTGIIIILLVLSPKLALAIMVIMPIMFYISTKLRKNIRRSWQQVRIQQSKLNSHLNESIQGIRITQSFSQERENTEFFNGVNSDNFNSWRIATKKSAMFRPFVEMSNAVGTVILVAYGAYLILQQDIQVGTFVSFAFFLGMFWEPISRLGQMYNQLLMAMAASERIFEFLDEQPNVEEKMNAVDMKNMKGHIEFDRVQFAYDEKRIALHEISLEMKQGETVALVGHTGSGKSTIANLISRFYDPTKGTVKIDGIDLKDAAIDSIRQNISVVLQDTFIFSGTILENIRFGRPDAADEEVIEAAKVVGADDFIKRLKNGYDTEVEERGSILSAGERQLLSFARALLADPKILILDEATASIDTETEMKIQEALKRLLNGRTAIIIAHRLSTIREADTIFVLEHGKILESGSHKELMQMKGEYFDLVKSQFQMLDAI; encoded by the coding sequence TTGGCTAGAAAACCTAAACACCGGCCGGAAACGAATAAGCACCTCAATCGATTTAAATATACGCAGGACCAGGCCATTGATAAACCGTTTAACTGGTCGCAAATGGTCAGGTTAATGAAATATATCAAACCTTATACGAAGAACCTGCTTCCCATTTCTATTATTTCTATGCTTATCTCCACTATTGTCAGATTAGTTGTTCCCGTCCTTATCGGTAAGGTAGCCATTGATATTGCGATTGCAAATAAAGATACAAGTTTGCTAACTAAGCTTGTGATCGGAATAGCAGTCCTGTATCTGTTAAGCTATATAGGAAATGCGTTAAGAATAAAATACGTGAATATTTTAGGGCAGAACGTCATCTACGATTTAAGGCGCCATCTGTTTTCTCACGTGCAGCGCCTTTCCCATAAGTTTTTTGATTCACGTTCAGCAGGCTCTATTCTTGTAAGAATTATGAACGACATTAATTCTCTGCAGGAATTGTTTACGAATGGGATTATCAATTTATTAATGGATGTTGTCATGTTAACGGGAATTATCATTATTTTGCTTGTTCTCAGTCCAAAACTGGCACTGGCAATCATGGTTATTATGCCGATCATGTTCTACATCTCTACAAAGCTCAGAAAGAATATTCGAAGGTCATGGCAGCAAGTGCGCATCCAGCAATCGAAACTTAATTCGCATTTGAATGAAAGTATCCAGGGAATACGGATTACACAGTCCTTTTCCCAGGAAAGAGAGAACACCGAATTTTTCAATGGTGTAAATTCTGATAATTTCAATTCCTGGCGTATCGCTACTAAAAAAAGTGCGATGTTCCGTCCATTTGTTGAGATGAGTAATGCTGTAGGGACGGTTATTCTTGTAGCATACGGTGCGTACCTGATCTTACAGCAGGATATTCAAGTCGGTACATTTGTTTCCTTTGCTTTTTTCTTAGGAATGTTTTGGGAGCCGATTTCGAGGCTCGGACAAATGTACAATCAGCTGCTGATGGCGATGGCAGCCTCAGAGCGGATTTTCGAATTTTTGGATGAACAGCCGAATGTAGAAGAAAAAATGAATGCTGTCGACATGAAGAATATGAAAGGTCATATTGAGTTTGACCGCGTACAGTTTGCCTATGATGAAAAGCGTATAGCGCTTCACGAAATTTCTTTGGAAATGAAGCAAGGTGAGACTGTAGCATTGGTTGGTCATACGGGATCCGGCAAGTCTACGATTGCGAACTTGATCAGCCGTTTTTACGATCCAACTAAAGGAACTGTGAAGATAGATGGCATTGACTTAAAGGATGCAGCTATTGACAGTATTAGACAGAACATAAGTGTCGTGTTACAGGATACGTTTATATTCTCAGGGACAATATTAGAAAATATTAGATTCGGACGTCCAGATGCTGCCGATGAAGAAGTCATAGAAGCAGCGAAAGTAGTCGGAGCGGATGATTTTATTAAACGATTAAAAAATGGATACGATACCGAAGTGGAAGAAAGAGGAAGCATCTTATCAGCGGGAGAACGGCAGCTGCTTTCGTTTGCCCGGGCCCTGCTGGCTGATCCGAAAATCCTTATCTTAGATGAGGCTACCGCAAGTATCGATACGGAAACAGAAATGAAAATCCAGGAGGCCTTAAAACGGCTGCTCAATGGACGGACGGCGATAATTATTGCCCATCGCCTTTCAACAATTAGAGAGGCAGATACGATCTTTGTTCTCGAACATGGTAAAATATTAGAAAGTGGCTCTCATAAGGAGCTCATGCAAATGAAAGGTGAATATTTTGACCTGGTGAAATCACAATTTCAAATGCTGGATGCCATTTAG